In the Besnoitia besnoiti strain Bb-Ger1 chromosome XII, whole genome shotgun sequence genome, one interval contains:
- a CDS encoding hypothetical protein (encoded by transcript BESB_023350), with the protein MATPALPPNDPRDYQNIVHFVQPPQKEPEADLTTFVCLPLVLGAVMLQMHFLFYVCFLLIISSWLGSKYGEFNFQQYSSVIMMCSMGFIMPMLQGKPTRPVASPSPPA; encoded by the coding sequence ATCCACGGGACTACCAGAACATTGTTCACTTCGTGCAACCGCCACAGAAGGAGCCGGAGGCAGACCTGACGACGTTTGTCTGTTTGCCGCTGGTGCTGGGGGCGGTGATGCTGCAGATGCACTTTCTCTTTTACGTCTGTTTTCTGTTGATCATCTCCAGCTGGCTGGGCTCCAAGTACGGGGAATTCAACTTCCAGCAGTACTCCTCTGTCATCATGATGTGCTCCATGGGTTTCATCATGCCCATGCTCCAGGGCAAGCCGACGCGacccgtcgcctcgccctcgccccctGCGTGA